From Diceros bicornis minor isolate mBicDic1 chromosome 17, mDicBic1.mat.cur, whole genome shotgun sequence, the proteins below share one genomic window:
- the CLEC4D gene encoding C-type lectin domain family 4 member D isoform X2: protein MRGEEPQSKQGGCHSQLIPWAIAIVLISVLSVCFITSCLVSHRNFVRCRRSMSGFQLPEQHTKLTCIREKSELKGTESAWNCCPVGWRSFQSNCYLPLNDNKTWAEGERNCTGMGAHLATISTEAEQNFIIQYLDRRFSYFLGLTNENPEGQWHWVDKTPFNPHIAFWHEGEPNNYQKENCVILVNAQDKWAWNDFPCNAARRRICKIPGTAFN, encoded by the exons ATGAGGGGAGAAGAACCTCAAAGTAAAC AAGGAGGCTGCCATTCCCAGCTCATCCCTTGGGCCATTGCCATTGTTCTCATCTCAGTTCTCAGTGTCTGTTTTATTACAAGTTGTTTGG TGTCTCATCGAAACTTTGTACGCTGCAGAAGAAGCATGAGTGGGTTCCAGTTACCAGAGCAGCACACAAAGCTGACGTGCATCAGAGAGAAATCAGAACTGAAAGGTACAG AGAGCGCCTGGAATTGCTGTCCTGTTGGCTGGAGATCTTTCCAGTCCAACTGCTATCTTCCTCTTAATGACAACAAGACCTGGGCTGAGGGGGAAAGGAACTGCACAGGGATGGGGGCTCATCTGGCCACCATCAGCACAGAAGCTGAGCAG AACTTTATTATTCAATATTTGGATAGACGATTTTCGTATTTCCTGGGACTTACGAATGAGAACCCTGAGGGCCAGTGGCATTGGGTGGACAAGACACCATTTAACCCACATATAGC attcTGGCATGAGGGTGAACCCAACAACTATCAGAAAGAAAACTGTGTTATCCTTGTAAATGCTCAAGACAAATGGGCCTGGAATGATTTTCCCTGTAATGCTGCGAGAAGAAGGATTTGTAAGATACCTGGAACAGCATTCAACTAG
- the CLEC4D gene encoding C-type lectin domain family 4 member D isoform X1, protein MRGEEPQSKLEGGCHSQLIPWAIAIVLISVLSVCFITSCLVSHRNFVRCRRSMSGFQLPEQHTKLTCIREKSELKGTESAWNCCPVGWRSFQSNCYLPLNDNKTWAEGERNCTGMGAHLATISTEAEQNFIIQYLDRRFSYFLGLTNENPEGQWHWVDKTPFNPHIAFWHEGEPNNYQKENCVILVNAQDKWAWNDFPCNAARRRICKIPGTAFN, encoded by the exons ATGAGGGGAGAAGAACCTCAAAGTAAAC TAGAAGGAGGCTGCCATTCCCAGCTCATCCCTTGGGCCATTGCCATTGTTCTCATCTCAGTTCTCAGTGTCTGTTTTATTACAAGTTGTTTGG TGTCTCATCGAAACTTTGTACGCTGCAGAAGAAGCATGAGTGGGTTCCAGTTACCAGAGCAGCACACAAAGCTGACGTGCATCAGAGAGAAATCAGAACTGAAAGGTACAG AGAGCGCCTGGAATTGCTGTCCTGTTGGCTGGAGATCTTTCCAGTCCAACTGCTATCTTCCTCTTAATGACAACAAGACCTGGGCTGAGGGGGAAAGGAACTGCACAGGGATGGGGGCTCATCTGGCCACCATCAGCACAGAAGCTGAGCAG AACTTTATTATTCAATATTTGGATAGACGATTTTCGTATTTCCTGGGACTTACGAATGAGAACCCTGAGGGCCAGTGGCATTGGGTGGACAAGACACCATTTAACCCACATATAGC attcTGGCATGAGGGTGAACCCAACAACTATCAGAAAGAAAACTGTGTTATCCTTGTAAATGCTCAAGACAAATGGGCCTGGAATGATTTTCCCTGTAATGCTGCGAGAAGAAGGATTTGTAAGATACCTGGAACAGCATTCAACTAG